The genomic window CGCGCTCGATGTCTGGAACCAGCTCGGTAATGAGCTTGCCTTCTGCGCCCTGCAGCCCAGTCTGCTCCACAAAAGCCCGATTAGTCCGGATGAAGCGGTAATCAATCGGGCGGAATTCTTTATCTTGAACAATCTCAATAATGCAGTAACCTTCGTCCATCGATTCCACTAGCTGCTGCTCGGCAAGAACCTTCTCGGTAGATTCACTGCCTATGCACATCAAGCCAGCAATCGCCCCTTGTTCGTCCCGTAATGGCGTCCATGAAAAGGTGAACCAGCCGATGGGCCGGTTAGGACGGCCTGCAAGCTTGACGGGCTGGTCGGCCCAATACTGTGCTTGTCCAGCCATCACTGCCTCTACATATGGCCGGTACTCCTCCCAAATTTCCGACCACAGCGCCTGGAAGGTCTGGCCCATTGCAGCAGGATGCTTTTTTCCTACGATTGGCAAATAGCTGTCGTTATACATGGACCATAGCTCTTTGCCCCACGCAATGTACACCGGCTGGCGAGCAGTAAGCATAAAGTTAACGCAAGTGCGCAAACTCGACGGCCAGGACTCCAAGGGACCGAGAGGGGTAGAAGACCAGTTGAAATCCCGCAGGCGGCCACTTGCTTCCCCTTGACCAACTAACCAATTTGTCATGCGTCGTTCTTTCAATACTGGAAGTCTTAAGTTGGAACTACTGAATTGCTCCGGCCGAGCCAAAATCAACGCTAACCACGCCCCGAGATGTCAATCACCTCATTATAGGTCCCACTGTGTTAATCACGCCTTGAAGGTCCGCTTTTGGCCGAGCCCAAACCTTTAGCAAAGCTCTGCGTTGAGATTGAATCTGGCAAGTCTTGCTCAACCAATTCCCATTCGCTGCACATAATGCCTTCTTCCGGCTACGCAAACCTAAGATAATGACGGCGCCTTCAGCCCTCGGCCAATCATCAGAGTTCTGTCGCCAGCGATAGTACGGCGCGTGCATTTACGACCGCGTGAGTTCCTCGAAATCCTGGAAACCAACAAGCCTCGTTCATGCCTTTGGGTTTATAATCAAACAACTTTTCTAATGGTCAGATTAATTCGGTACTTGCCGGTTAATGGATGGAATCCCGGCTTAACAGGCAGCACGCCATGAAACCGCATCCGCGACGGACCACCCCAAATCACGACATCGCCGTGCTCCAAGGGAACGTCGATTGCTTTATTAGAACGCTCAAACCCGCCCATCTTGAACAGGCATGGCAGTCCCAGAGAAATAGAAACGATAGGAGCCATGAGGTCTTCTTCACCGCGATCTTGGTGCATGCCAAGTTTGGCACCAGCGGCATACTGATTGACATGGCAAGCGTTCGGTTGGAAGTCCGGAAACCCTACTTCGTTGGCGGCAGCAATACCGATTTCGCGGATCACGGGTGGCATTGGTGGCCATGGT from Noviherbaspirillum sp. L7-7A includes these protein-coding regions:
- the alkB gene encoding DNA oxidative demethylase AlkB → MMSDLLGDDERLRQWREELFPGAVVLRRFALVQDRALLAALDGVFTASPFRDSFTPGGLKMSVRITGCGEYGAGGEGNNYAFRKDDPLTKKPWPPMPPVIREIGIAAANEVGFPDFQPNACHVNQYAAGAKLGMHQDRGEEDLMAPIVSISLGLPCLFKMGGFERSNKAIDVPLEHGDVVIWGGPSRMRFHGVLPVKPGFHPLTGKYRINLTIRKVV